One window from the genome of Planococcus sp. MSAK28401 encodes:
- a CDS encoding STAS domain-containing protein, producing the protein MLKNQELHVFFCDNVERLTEEWYASVDKTREGMYASTDPVMIQRFKSQNLAFHKQFCMIFDPETEELSEDFQQFIRSLAVDEGHQRTPIEEIIEEFFRTQKQYAALIEEFVIHHATDATFQQLSAWNQGVVDAIHSIILEFTKQHAKASVSRLNAQQEMIVEMSAPVITLTNEIGFLPLVGEISTYRAQVIFEKTLDQCAQKRLEKLFIDLSGVPIIDTMVAHQIFQVISGLKLIGVETALSGISPQIAQTAIQLGLNFNDINVYNTLEQVIKMETQKSF; encoded by the coding sequence ATGCTAAAAAATCAAGAACTTCATGTCTTTTTTTGTGATAACGTCGAGCGCTTGACGGAAGAGTGGTACGCATCAGTAGATAAAACCCGGGAAGGGATGTATGCTTCAACCGATCCGGTGATGATTCAACGATTTAAAAGTCAGAACTTAGCCTTCCATAAACAGTTCTGTATGATATTCGATCCGGAAACTGAAGAATTATCCGAGGATTTTCAACAGTTTATTCGGAGTTTGGCGGTTGATGAAGGGCATCAGCGGACGCCCATTGAAGAAATCATTGAAGAGTTTTTCCGAACACAAAAACAGTATGCTGCATTGATTGAGGAGTTTGTCATTCATCATGCTACGGATGCTACGTTTCAGCAGTTGAGTGCTTGGAACCAAGGCGTAGTGGATGCAATCCATTCCATCATTCTGGAGTTCACAAAACAACATGCAAAAGCCTCCGTCAGTAGGTTAAATGCTCAACAAGAAATGATCGTGGAAATGAGTGCCCCAGTGATCACCTTAACGAATGAAATCGGCTTTTTGCCACTGGTAGGGGAAATCAGTACCTACCGGGCACAAGTCATTTTTGAAAAAACGCTGGACCAGTGCGCACAAAAACGATTGGAAAAGTTATTTATTGATTTGTCAGGAGTACCCATCATCGATACGATGGTGGCGCATCAAATCTTCCAGGTAATTAGCGGACTCAAACTTATTGGAGTCGAAACAGCTTTATCTGGAATCAGTCCCCAAATTGCACAGACCGCCATTCAATTGGGATTAAATTTCAATGATATTAACGTATATAACACATTAGAACAAGTCATAAAAATGGAAACTCAGAAGTCTTTTTAA
- a CDS encoding Na-translocating system protein MpsC family protein, protein MERILLDQNEKNRVLKTRNLLMLELAGDLKKNFWKEADLDVLELYADWNLEDGSGMLLAVLEEPKSHKYKWPEKVDEPELRKGVIRLSIVGQKEPGETNFY, encoded by the coding sequence ATGGAGAGAATTCTCTTGGATCAGAACGAAAAGAACCGCGTGTTGAAAACAAGGAATTTACTAATGTTAGAATTGGCAGGGGATCTTAAGAAGAATTTCTGGAAAGAAGCCGACCTGGATGTGCTGGAATTGTATGCAGATTGGAATTTGGAGGATGGTTCCGGCATGCTACTGGCTGTCTTGGAAGAACCAAAATCGCATAAATATAAATGGCCGGAGAAAGTGGATGAACCAGAGCTTCGGAAAGGAGTTATTCGTTTGAGCATTGTCGGGCAGAAAGAACCGGGAGAAACTAATTTTTATTGA
- a CDS encoding STAS domain-containing protein, with product MLRNKELHDFLCEKNTGLTEQWYQALDKKQGGIYSSMNPNVIEKLKQQNAEFHDRFCSMFSKEYEEFLEDFQGWIVRTARDEDRLSTPTTAMLQDFFQTQKQYLQLIEEFASIQGERVSKEQLIAWSQGITATINDLLLEFTTQTAIAAEKRLNAQQELIVEMSAPIILLTKDTGLLPLVGEINTYRAQILFEKALEQSAGYRLERLFIDLSGVPIIDTMVAHQIFQLIDGLRLIGVKTALAGVSPDIAQTAIQLGINFGKIEVYSTLVQAMKLQNLEFIKN from the coding sequence ATGTTACGCAATAAAGAACTTCATGATTTTCTCTGCGAGAAAAACACGGGACTGACCGAGCAGTGGTATCAGGCATTGGATAAAAAGCAAGGGGGCATCTACAGCTCCATGAACCCAAACGTAATTGAAAAGCTGAAGCAGCAAAATGCTGAATTTCATGATCGTTTCTGTTCGATGTTCAGCAAGGAGTACGAGGAATTCCTAGAAGATTTTCAAGGGTGGATTGTCCGTACCGCAAGAGATGAAGACCGCTTGTCCACACCGACGACTGCCATGTTGCAAGACTTTTTCCAAACCCAGAAACAGTACCTTCAGCTGATCGAGGAATTTGCTTCCATTCAAGGAGAACGGGTCTCCAAGGAACAGCTCATTGCCTGGAGTCAGGGAATTACGGCGACCATCAATGACCTTCTTCTGGAATTCACAACCCAGACGGCCATCGCAGCTGAAAAAAGATTGAACGCCCAACAAGAATTGATTGTCGAAATGAGCGCTCCGATTATCCTACTCACTAAAGATACCGGTCTGCTGCCATTGGTCGGGGAAATTAATACGTATCGGGCGCAAATTCTTTTTGAAAAAGCATTGGAACAAAGTGCCGGCTACCGTCTCGAACGATTGTTCATTGACTTATCGGGAGTCCCCATCATCGACACGATGGTGGCTCACCAAATCTTCCAACTTATTGATGGGCTACGACTAATCGGTGTCAAAACAGCCTTGGCCGGCGTCAGTCCGGATATTGCACAGACAGCCATTCAATTAGGCATCAACTTTGGAAAAATTGAAGTCTACAGCACCTTGGTGCAAGCAATGAAACTGCAGAACCTGGAATTCATTAAGAATTGA
- a CDS encoding Na-translocating system protein MpsC family protein, giving the protein MAKGKTYESEISGYISTTLRKHFGKGPTSVYVTIKHPFITIHFRGFLAPMEKLQIKQEESKRVLATRDIVMLDLKPEILQGLREVAEIELKELYADWNLTKETGMIIGVMNEETTEDTENWPDNVNPEVVRKKIDEASRHAEKTPDRTDIYWLNERTILVRRSGILVRIEKELIKNGFIEALKLSKRPLEHELLEEVGLEQALNRTTSEIFLDWDFEKDVSYIVLLLEPKER; this is encoded by the coding sequence ATGGCCAAGGGGAAAACATACGAATCCGAAATCAGCGGCTATATCTCAACCACACTGCGAAAGCATTTTGGAAAAGGACCGACGTCGGTCTATGTTACCATCAAGCATCCATTTATCACCATCCATTTCCGGGGCTTCTTAGCGCCTATGGAGAAGTTGCAGATCAAGCAGGAAGAAAGTAAACGGGTACTGGCGACAAGGGACATAGTCATGCTTGATCTGAAACCAGAAATCCTTCAGGGGCTTCGAGAAGTGGCTGAGATTGAGTTGAAAGAGCTTTACGCCGATTGGAATCTCACCAAAGAAACCGGAATGATCATCGGCGTGATGAACGAAGAAACGACAGAAGACACGGAAAACTGGCCGGACAATGTCAACCCAGAAGTCGTTCGGAAGAAGATCGATGAAGCAAGCAGACATGCGGAGAAAACACCCGATCGAACGGACATCTACTGGTTGAATGAACGAACAATATTGGTTCGTCGTTCCGGCATCTTGGTACGGATTGAAAAAGAACTGATAAAGAACGGATTTATCGAAGCATTGAAGCTGTCCAAGCGGCCGTTGGAACACGAGCTGTTGGAAGAAGTCGGATTAGAGCAGGCTTTGAACCGGACCACCAGCGAAATTTTTCTGGATTGGGATTTTGAAAAAGATGTAAGTTATATTGTCTTGTTGTTGGAGCCGAAAGAGCGATAA
- a CDS encoding Na-translocating system protein MpsC family protein — MTNDQTIQQEVENYISSFLAQQFGESPHSVNVAMRAPFIAIHLLGLSIPSEKLLLKRNKAKRVTETRDIMINGIKSKLMEALTNITGFDVLEIYADWNLEKQSGMLIAVLDAEVDQVSLESPTDVNVEALQEKIIVMSKKTQKEPDFIAVYWLNDDTILVERRGTMVDIEKELIKNGVTEELRLAKRPLEHRVMEFMQLEPIFNRDINGLFVDWNFEEDKAYMVFILNPQVE, encoded by the coding sequence ATGACAAACGATCAAACGATCCAACAGGAAGTGGAAAATTACATCTCTTCTTTTCTGGCCCAGCAATTTGGCGAAAGTCCCCATTCTGTGAATGTTGCCATGCGCGCTCCTTTTATCGCAATCCATCTTCTCGGGTTATCAATTCCGAGTGAAAAGCTCCTTTTAAAAAGAAACAAAGCAAAGCGAGTGACTGAAACAAGAGATATCATGATAAATGGTATCAAGTCTAAATTGATGGAAGCGCTGACAAACATAACGGGATTTGACGTTCTGGAAATTTATGCAGACTGGAATCTGGAAAAACAAAGTGGCATGCTGATCGCCGTACTGGACGCAGAAGTGGATCAAGTCTCACTGGAAAGTCCGACAGATGTGAACGTGGAGGCTTTGCAAGAGAAAATCATCGTTATGAGTAAAAAAACGCAGAAAGAACCCGACTTTATCGCCGTTTATTGGCTGAATGACGACACGATTCTGGTTGAACGAAGAGGCACCATGGTAGATATTGAAAAAGAATTGATCAAAAATGGCGTTACAGAAGAACTGCGGTTAGCCAAGCGGCCGCTTGAACACCGCGTAATGGAGTTCATGCAGCTGGAACCGATATTTAATCGGGACATCAACGGATTGTTCGTTGATTGGAATTTTGAAGAAGACAAGGCTTATATGGTTTTCATTTTAAATCCGCAGGTTGAATAA
- a CDS encoding ArsR/SmtB family transcription factor has translation MKHDVEKEEDFAEGEHPLDEETLFVVSQTFKALSDPTRIRILNLLCSAEHSVNDLAEQLDLGQSTVSHQLRFLKQLRLVKYRRAGTTLYYSKDDDHIMNLLKQAIEHATHH, from the coding sequence ATGAAACATGATGTAGAAAAGGAAGAGGATTTCGCTGAGGGTGAACATCCGCTAGATGAGGAAACACTCTTTGTTGTGTCCCAAACATTCAAGGCATTGAGCGATCCGACCCGTATTCGCATCTTAAATCTACTCTGTTCAGCTGAACATTCTGTCAATGACTTGGCAGAGCAATTGGACTTGGGCCAATCCACTGTGTCGCATCAATTGCGCTTCTTGAAGCAACTGCGCCTGGTGAAATACAGAAGAGCCGGCACGACTTTGTATTATTCGAAAGACGACGATCATATCATGAACCTGTTGAAACAGGCGATTGAGCATGCAACGCATCATTAA
- a CDS encoding cation diffusion facilitator family transporter, producing the protein MSHDHSHDHTHGANKKVLLISFIIITSYMIVEAAGGFLTNSLALLADAGHMLSDSISLAIALIAFKLAEKAANHSKTFGYKRFEILAATINGATLIGVALYIFYEAIGRFANPPEVATTGMLIISVFGLLVNILVAWIMVRGGDTHDNLNMRGAYLHVLSDMLGSVGAIAAALLIMFFGWGWADPAASVIVAALVLRSGYFVTKSSLHVLMEGTPQNVKIEDIIQTIKESKGVHGVHDLHVWSITSGLNALSCHVVVGNHLTLADSESMLHSIEHDLEHQGINHVTIQMETDAHKHNDSILCTVKSEPSHDHHHH; encoded by the coding sequence ATGTCACATGATCACAGCCATGACCATACACACGGAGCAAATAAAAAAGTGCTGCTCATTTCATTTATTATCATCACCAGTTACATGATTGTCGAGGCCGCCGGGGGCTTCTTAACGAACAGCCTGGCACTTCTGGCTGATGCCGGACATATGCTGAGTGACTCCATTTCGCTCGCGATTGCCCTGATCGCGTTCAAGCTGGCTGAAAAAGCTGCAAATCACAGCAAAACCTTTGGATACAAACGTTTTGAAATCCTCGCCGCAACCATCAATGGCGCGACGCTGATTGGTGTAGCGCTCTACATTTTTTACGAAGCCATCGGTCGGTTCGCTAACCCGCCGGAAGTCGCCACGACCGGTATGCTCATCATCAGTGTATTCGGCTTATTGGTCAATATTCTGGTCGCTTGGATCATGGTGCGCGGCGGAGATACACATGATAACTTGAATATGCGGGGGGCGTACCTGCACGTATTAAGTGACATGCTGGGTTCTGTCGGCGCCATTGCGGCGGCCCTGCTCATAATGTTCTTCGGCTGGGGCTGGGCTGACCCCGCGGCCAGCGTCATCGTCGCAGCCCTTGTCCTGCGAAGCGGATATTTCGTCACTAAATCTTCTCTGCATGTGCTGATGGAAGGCACGCCACAGAATGTAAAGATTGAAGATATCATTCAAACCATCAAAGAGAGCAAAGGCGTTCACGGCGTCCACGATTTACACGTCTGGTCCATTACCAGCGGGCTGAATGCCTTGTCCTGCCACGTAGTAGTCGGCAACCATCTCACGCTTGCCGATAGTGAAAGCATGTTGCACAGCATCGAACATGACCTGGAGCATCAAGGCATCAACCACGTGACGATTCAGATGGAAACAGATGCTCACAAGCACAATGATTCCATTCTCTGCACAGTGAAAAGCGAACCGTCCCATGATCATCATCACCATTAA
- a CDS encoding CueP family metal-binding protein: MKIPFLVLMLALLGLLGGCNDEPSSAQIEVKELVADLSGSDEVSAASIDDQQVTVEEKGDKSVYPLPEEEFFVSIAPYETYTHPCEIHSLTGCQGELAEKEMKVTITDNEGKVYVDKMMKTPANGFIDLWLPRNRTYVVEIEAKGKTGEINFSTFAGDPTCLTDLLLS; this comes from the coding sequence ATGAAAATTCCATTTTTAGTACTCATGTTAGCTTTACTTGGCTTACTAGGGGGCTGCAATGACGAACCTTCATCGGCCCAAATAGAAGTAAAGGAGTTGGTGGCTGACTTGAGTGGAAGTGACGAAGTTAGTGCAGCTTCAATTGATGACCAACAAGTAACAGTTGAAGAAAAGGGAGATAAATCGGTCTATCCGTTGCCGGAAGAAGAGTTCTTTGTCTCAATTGCCCCATATGAGACGTATACGCACCCTTGTGAAATCCATAGCTTAACAGGATGCCAAGGTGAATTAGCAGAAAAGGAAATGAAGGTAACCATTACCGACAACGAAGGGAAAGTTTATGTAGATAAGATGATGAAGACTCCAGCGAATGGGTTCATCGACCTGTGGCTGCCTCGGAATCGAACTTACGTGGTTGAAATTGAAGCAAAAGGAAAGACTGGAGAAATTAATTTTTCAACATTTGCCGGAGATCCAACCTGTTTAACCGACTTATTGCTGAGTTAA
- a CDS encoding multicopper oxidase family protein: MKKYLVVLLLLLMVIGTLIACSDSNTMNHSDMNMEDHSNMDEMDNEIDMNMEDHSNMDEMDNEMKHGELKKLKDSKGENEISIPVALKSESDKETAYTIRAQKGKTEFYKGISSDTLGYNGSLLGPMLKFKSGEKVTIRLINELGEDTTFHWHGLEIPGDVDGGPHNKLKPGEERIISFEVKQDAATLWFHPHPEGKTAEQVYNGLAGLIYIEDDKLGERQLPDQYGINDIPLVIQDRMFEDKRLDYQAAKNSDGTVGDTVLINGTVDPKLTVAKEKVRLRLLNGSNARNFTFKLSNGDSFVQIGTDGGLLNAPVKTNELTLTPSERAEIIVDFSKIEENEIALINEEGINILDFQVSEPTTSSREIPEKMNDFEITDEEMALPVTKKIELFGMMENVTINGKKFDAERIDLKQEKGVTEVWEIYNKPDEMGGMIHPFHVHGTQFKIISRDGESPSENEQGWKDTLSIAPGEKVEIAIKFKYEGVYMFHCHILEHEDNGMMGQIKVY; the protein is encoded by the coding sequence ATGAAGAAATATTTAGTTGTATTATTATTACTTCTCATGGTAATTGGAACGCTTATCGCTTGCTCCGACTCAAATACCATGAATCATTCAGATATGAACATGGAAGACCATAGCAATATGGACGAGATGGACAATGAAATAGATATGAATATGGAAGACCATAGCAATATGGATGAGATGGATAATGAAATGAAACATGGCGAATTAAAAAAATTGAAAGATTCAAAGGGAGAGAATGAAATTTCCATTCCAGTCGCCTTAAAGAGTGAAAGTGATAAAGAGACGGCTTATACAATTCGTGCCCAAAAGGGTAAAACGGAATTTTATAAAGGCATCAGCTCTGATACCTTAGGATACAATGGCTCATTATTGGGTCCTATGCTCAAGTTCAAATCCGGTGAAAAGGTAACAATCCGATTGATCAATGAACTCGGTGAAGACACGACTTTTCATTGGCATGGTCTTGAAATACCCGGGGATGTAGATGGAGGTCCCCATAATAAATTAAAACCCGGGGAAGAACGCATTATTTCCTTTGAAGTTAAGCAGGATGCAGCTACTTTATGGTTTCATCCGCATCCTGAAGGAAAGACGGCCGAGCAAGTCTATAACGGACTAGCAGGCTTGATTTATATTGAAGATGATAAATTGGGCGAAAGGCAGCTACCTGATCAATATGGCATTAATGATATTCCTTTAGTTATTCAAGATAGAATGTTTGAAGATAAGCGCCTAGATTACCAAGCTGCAAAAAATTCAGACGGTACAGTGGGCGATACAGTACTTATAAACGGCACTGTAGATCCGAAACTGACAGTAGCAAAAGAGAAAGTAAGGCTGCGACTGTTGAACGGATCAAACGCCCGCAATTTCACATTCAAACTGAGCAACGGAGATTCTTTCGTTCAGATTGGAACGGATGGTGGTTTATTAAATGCGCCTGTGAAAACGAATGAGCTGACTTTGACTCCTTCAGAAAGGGCGGAGATTATTGTTGATTTTTCGAAGATAGAGGAAAATGAAATCGCGCTGATTAATGAAGAAGGTATCAATATTCTCGATTTCCAAGTGTCAGAACCAACAACATCTTCGAGAGAAATTCCTGAAAAAATGAATGACTTTGAAATCACTGATGAAGAAATGGCACTACCCGTGACTAAAAAAATCGAGTTGTTCGGTATGATGGAGAATGTCACAATCAATGGAAAGAAATTTGATGCCGAGCGAATCGATTTAAAGCAAGAAAAGGGAGTGACAGAGGTTTGGGAGATTTACAACAAACCAGATGAAATGGGAGGTATGATTCATCCATTCCATGTTCACGGAACCCAATTTAAAATCATTTCAAGAGACGGGGAAAGTCCGTCCGAAAACGAACAAGGCTGGAAAGATACGCTTTCAATCGCGCCTGGTGAAAAGGTGGAAATTGCAATCAAGTTTAAATATGAAGGAGTTTATATGTTTCATTGTCATATTCTTGAACACGAAGACAATGGAATGATGGGACAAATTAAAGTCTATTGA